GTGTAAGCACTTGATGTTCAATTATCTGTGTATAGGGTTCATAATACAATGATACAAATCCTTGTTTGTTTGGcattaatttcaaacaattttgaaCTAAGTATGTGTCCAtgtattaaaatacaatgaaatacaTACATCTTAATGTAATGTGTGTATTGATTTCAAACAATTCTGTATTCTATGTCCTTGTATTAAGATACATTTTGCCTTTAGGTCTGGAGAGGGTATGGGTATCCGTCTAGACTCCGCTTCAACGTACGCTGGTGCTGTTATCTCTCCGTACTACGATTCTCTTCTAGTTAAGGTAAATATAAAAACGAAAAGTGATATTTATTCCATTGATAACAAAgactaattttgaaaaaaaagccaaccaataattttatttttctaattttcaaaattctaattttGCGTTTATTCTGTTaaactttttatacaaaataatttatgtaaatttatataaaacctcaaactatagtattttttacttcTTATCATGGTTTGTACCTACTTCGGCTAAAATTTAACACCAAGCATGATATGAAATTATCTAAAATAAGGCGTAGCTAGGCTTCTCTCCGGtgcttttttatgatataagccggtaaacgaagaaacggatcacctgatggtaagcaatcgccgccgcgttgtcggccttttgggggttagtaatttaagggttgttgggggatcggggattgggaagattgtgaaggggggtaattaggcctccggtaacctcacttacacaacgcaagcgtcgtttcacgtcggttttctgtgaggccgaagcatggctctcccacacttactatTCTACACTATATTTACTTATTCTCCCTTCTCCCATTCCAGGTAATCTCCCACGCGCAcgaccttccatcatcagcggCCAAGATGAACCGCGCGCTGCGCGAGTTCCGCATCCGAGGAGTCAAGACCAACATCCCATTCCTACTCAACGTACTCGAGAACCAGAAGTTCTTGAATGGTAAGTCTACTTTATTATCAAGGTCTTAAGGTTTAAAATCAAagtattaactgccgaaagaaaactgttgaaggcaaatcctccgctaagtgCAGTGCACTAGTAACCGACGTGGCGGTAAACGTGATAATGCGATGTTGAAACTCCCATAGTATAGTTCTATGTTTAGTAAAATACTGACTGAATACGGAATGATGGCTGCACAGTTGGCCCGGTAGCTgcgcaaccgactgccgcgcaacgtgtcggggtttcgattcccgcaaggagcaataTTTTGTACGATTTACAAATACTTGTCACATATAAGTTGCcatgaaaatatttcaagtatttttaCCCTAATCGTGACCTATAAAAATCTAGAAAACCCATAGAATACTCGTGTCGTTTTAGATATTATACAAAGAGAATATAAGAAATCAGATTGAAGAATAATTGTTTGAGTCGTTTATAATTTTCGTGCGTGTTACTCGTGAAAATTTTGTACGTACATCTAACTAAATATCCTCATTTATCCTTCCTACAGGAGCCCTAGACACATACTTCATCGACGAGAATCCCCAGCTGTTCATGTTCAAAGCCTCGCAGAACAGGGCTCAGAAGATCCTCAACTACCTTGGACAAGTCCTGGTCAACGGCCCAGCCACTCCATTGGCCACTAAAATACCGCCAGCAGTCGTCAAACCCTACATTCCGACGGTACCACTGGGTAagtcaataacaaaaataataaacattaaaaaattacatgCAACATTTTAGCGCCCCTATGAGGAAAGGTGAGATTTATTTAGTGTTCGTCAACAACTAATGTTTTTGGTGTTTTAAGCGATAGTGGGGATTAGAATTCATTTGTAAAGGTATTAGAGAAGTGTCTGGGAATTAGAACTCATATATAAAGGCATTAGAGAAgcacttattttaataaatattgacttttcATAAGCCCTAGATTCGTGGAAGCGAAGTGCATCGAAATTGGATTTACGGATTGGATTTATTAACTTGGATTTTGCATGATTGCTATTAAATCTGGAGATTAACAGTCATGCAACATTTTAACATGAAATTAAACTGTTTTATCCCCCattaacaatgaaaaaataacaaaaatggagGATGACATTTTTTGAAATTGGcaacacaaaaaattaaataaattttgacgATTTTTTGCAGTATATCGCAATGGGTATGGTAGGTTCCAAattgattattaaataattcttttatttGCGATTTACGTATATATTATGatcgatgtttttattttctttttaaataaaagcttCGCATATTTATGTAGCCAATCTGCCTAATACTTGGGACACATTCATCCCATCGGAACACGGGctattaataaagtattatgacttttgttttcaatacattattaattgtattatgacTAAAATTTCATGcttcatttactttttttttaatatgcaatattataattatttttattgccattAATTGTCTTTAATCCTGTACGTGAACTTACAGgagatattatattgattggAGAAGTTTTGTGCTACTTTCAACCCTAATTCACTTCACATAAGagttaaaattaacaaatcagttaaaattattagaaaagGTATTTTTTGGCATGGTATAATTACTAGTAGTAAGAAGGGGTCTAATATAACGTGTATTCATTTGACGTAAAGTAAAAAtgtcaacaataaaaaaatacctctcatatttttttactaaaggcGATAACAGAAAGTACATTATACCCTTACATTTAAAGGTTCTTGGACTGTGGCACAAACCTTCTACAAAACTATATATATTCGATGTTGTATTTCTTGTACTGGAGTTCATtagccatttttttttaattccgcACGTCACGCATTCCCGCACAGTCATTATTTCAGTTAACATGTTTTCAGACCTATCCCCTGAGGCTATTAAAAGACAAGAACTAACAGGGGAAAACACAGGTGAGCCTACTTTATGTTCTAGATTTTTTAGATTCGATCTAGTGATGGAAAATAGCATATTATACtgctatttttgttaaattactgctattttatttaaattattagaaattatgacCTCTTTTCCAAATTATTTGTTGATAATTTTTTACTTCCCATTTGGCAATTTCAATATGTTGGTAGATTAAACAAAATTCgactttataaaaacatttttaaaagactGAAGAAGAGTTTTGATATAGCATATAGCACTGCTATAGCATTTAGCACTGCTATAGCAAATAGCGTgcttcagattttttataatttccatTGCTATTTCGGAGTTTTACACTATTGTGTAGCTTCGCCCGATCGTTTCTTGGTTGTGGTGTCAAGCTTCCATACCACACGTGCCAGTATGGCGCGTGCAATgtgattaatattaaatgttctttatgtagtttatttatttcgcttttattcttatgattttatttatttttttaattagattagataaattattagaaaaaccTACCTAGAAGTGTGTATAGAAAAAGATTGAACTAGAATCTCTGAGGgtgataaagaaataaacatttttaattatgttccCGACATTTTGCATGTGCGAACGGGACCTTTAAAACAGCTTAGAgtgttcattattaaaaaagagtTTTGGCTATTGACCGCATGGAACTTGcaataaagaaacaaatcaCACGAAACGGTCTTAACAAAACATAAGCGTCTAACTTAGTAGAACGCGTTAAAAATTCCCGTAGATGCTTTTGGAGTCATTTGAAATACTTTACGACGGGACTTCATCAACAATGACATATTTTGACGATAGCAAGTGACATAATACATTGCAGAAGAACCTGATTTAATATCCATTTCCAAAAAATTGCAGCTGTTCAACCACCAAAGGGTTACAAACAGATTTTGAACGAGGGAGGTCCCGAAGCCTTTGCTAAGGCAGTCAGGCAGAACAAGGGTCTTCTTCTCATGGACACCACGTACAGAGATGCCCATCAGTCCCTGTTGGCGACCAGAGTCAGGACCCACGATCTTCTGGCCGTGTCACCATACGTCGCCCATAACTTCAGCAACCTGTACTCGCTTGAGAACTGGGGTGGTGCTACTTTCGATGTGGCTTTGAGGTGAGCTTTAAAcgatttgtttatatttaagtatatttttttgaattttctaataaaatgaaTCCGCAATGGAAAGATTTTGATCAAAGGCAATATTCTTAATAGACGTATAGATTCGCAGAAGCTGTAATTACAAAAGTAACTCCACAGTAAAAAAGGTACCTAAATATATCTATTTTGGTAACTTACAATACGTGTCTACATTTAGTTAAATTAAGCAGATGTTTTTCCAAATTTACCATCTCTGTTTCAACCCAAAACGAAGAACTGATATTGTACGAAATGCAATACATTTTAGACCTACAGTACCTTTAAGTTTTCTCAAATACAGAGCCGCGGATTACCTAACGGCTTCAccttaccgggactccggctcgaaaagcaggagtaggaacgggttggtttttagtcagtaagagtctgacactccctctcgcctcacacaaggcgggagaagaagaATATCCGAAGAAGTTGGATGATATGTACCTCCATTAACCTGGTTTGCTCCTGTGTCCAGGTTCCTGCACGAGTGTCCATGGGAGCGCCTCCGCGACATGCGGCAGCTGATCCCGAACATCCCGTTCCAGATGTTGCTGCGCGGCGCCAACGCCGTCGGCTACACCAACTACCCAGACAACGTCGTCTTCAAGTTCTGTGACATGGCTGTGAGTAGATTGTCCTGTGAAATTCACTGCTGGAATCTAAATAgttcttattttttatggtataagccgggaAACGAGCTGACGGTTTGTGCTggtggtaaacaatcgccgccgccgttGGGTCAcctcggttttctgtaaggccgtgttatcactccggttgagccggcccattagtcCGGAAGCATGGCTTTTCCACACTTTTTGTCTTAATACCATTTTGtctaaaatcattttaaagAATCAGTCGAGAATTGCGACGTCTTGTTAAATGCAAAAACACTTTGTAACCAGCgtctaaatattatacaaactcAAAATTTAATAACTAAACAGAACCTGCCTGAGTGTCTTTAATGCCCatgtaaatacatagtttacTTAATAGATATTTGTGTTTCATCGTAGATTGCgacatcgcttaccatcaggcgagatagtagCCAAACGCCCACaatcaatacaaaatatacatttttaaactcaAACCTTATAAACTCCAGGTCAAAAACGGCATGGACGTCTTCAGAGTGTTCGACTCTCTGAACTACCTTCCAAACTTGATCCTTGGTATGGACGCAGCGGGCAAAGCAGGTGGAGTGGTCGAGGCCGCCATCTCCTACACTGGCGATGTGTCAGACCCCAACAAGAAGAAATACGACCTCAAGTATTACCTGAACTTGGCCGATGAGCTCGTGAAGGCTGGTACTCACGTGTTGGCTATCAAGGATATGGCTGGACTACTCAAGCCTCAAGCTGCTAAGTAAGTGTCAGTTTTAGATCTACAGTTACCTATAGTAAAATgatcataattttatcattttgaacacaaaactaaaaaaaaatgttttttgtgtaAGTACAATCAACCAATTTGATGCATGACCCACCCATGTTAGCGACAATTGTTTTACTTTCAAATCGTGAAAGTAATGCAAATCTAACtaaaaaactaagcttatagCAGGTCACTACTAGATTTGATGATTATTACTAGTAGATGTACtatttacgcccgaatactcaaacgctactcaattttaagttgtacttaaatatcgtgctatctctgtcattttataaagaattgatagtgacagtactacatttaaaagcgtcttaaaattgggtagcgtttgagtattcgggcattagacgttgtcacaaaaatatttaaacaaaataatgtaagtttcaaaatttttatcattattaatgACTGATCACTAAACATTAGTCTCACAGGCGACACGACCTCTAAACATTTTCTGTTTAggtatgacctctgagtttgtccCACCGGCTCAGTACCTTCCTTATTCATTGTTTTAGCGACGAAAGTGCATGCATTGCTGTTTGTACGTGGTTTATTGACGTTTTGACGAATTGTTAGTTTTATAGATCTATTTAGTGATTACGCGTAAATatgatttatcatttattttatcatttaggTTGTTGATCGGCGCGATCCGCGACAAGCACCCGGACGTGCCGATCCACGTGCACACGCACGACACGTCGGGCGCGGGCGTGGCGGCCATGTTGGCGTGCGCCGAGGCCGGGGCCGACGTCGTCGACGTCGCCGTGGACTCTATGTCCGGCCTCACCTCCCAGCCCAGCATGGGCGCGCTCGTCGCCTCGCTGCAGGGAACCAAGCTCGATACCAGttagttacattgtttttttgCTAAAACTGCTGGGACTGGCCTTTGTAATGAAATTTCTTTTTACGTTTGTAGGTATAagtcaacttaaaattaagtaaaataataaataaatagccaTAAGGAACCTTAGAgttgattttagtttgtctagaaaattcattattttttttaaatttattattatttagttttggtGGGATCATATTTCtaaaaaacatttatacatataatttttaatgtacacaatactaACAATTAACTACAACTACTAATTATTAAATAAGGCGAACTTAAACATTCcatcatttaaaacaaaatctgtCCTTACCATTTCCAGACATCGCCCTCCAAACCGTATCAGAATACTCAGCGTACTGGGAACAAGCCCGTACACTGTACGGTCCATTCGAAGCCACAGCTACGATGAAGTCAGGAAACGCTGACGTATACCTGAACGAGATTCCTGGAGGACAGTACACCAACCTGCAGTTCCAGGCCTTCTCTCTCGGTCTGGGCAGCCAGTTTGAAGAGGTCAAGAAGGCTTACAGGTAAGATAACTATATCTTTTCAATTGATCTGTCAAATGTAGTCTATATGTGATAAGTATGAAGATGTATACTGTAGAACTTTCTACGAATAAAAGGTACCTATTAATTCTTAACTGCAAGCATTGCCTATTGCATAAATATAGAATAGAGTCATACGTTACTTTGCGTAAATTCATGCTACAACAACTCCATTTTTTAATacctaaaaaatattgtaaattgttgTGTGCAAGCATTGCATTAGTTCGTTAGTATTTCTGAATAATAAATAGGAAAATCGAATTTTCTAATTGCATAAAAAACTGACTTTATAAACACGTGCAAAAATGTTCATATTCCTCCCTTACTTTATTCACAGGGAAGCTAACCTGCTCTTGGGCGATATTATCAAGGTCACCCCATCTTCCAAGGTGGTGGGTGACTTGGCCCAGTTCATGGTGCAGAACAAGCTCTCAGCCAAGGAGATCGAGGAGAAGGCTGAGGAACTTTCCTTCCCCAAGTCCGTCGTGGAGTACCTGCAGGGAGCCATCGGTATTCCTCATGGAGGATTCCCTGAACCACTTAGGTAAGTGTTCATTCTAAAAGACACTTTATACTTTTgtagtttaagtttattttttaatgaccGAAAATTCTCAGTGTTGATTTGAGCACTTAGGTAGGTTAATTCTAAAAgatactttatatttttgtaccttAAGTTGATTTATTAATGACGAGCGTGTAAAGTTCTCAACATTGATTTgagcaaagtcaaagtcataattatttatttcaaatagaccaggacttttgaacgttaaagcaaatatagTATATGAATAAGgtctgtctgtcggttagtcctctagtgaagctatttgctagCAGTTCTGAAGTAGACACTTCTGaaggcaaaaatattttttgtatgatgTTTATATGTCATTGTTTCCATAAATGCTCTACAAATGTTgttataaaataccaaaatgaTCACTATCTATCTAAATAAAGTTACATCAGTCAGTCATCTTCAGTTATAGCTACAAATAACATCTCTAATACCTTCGTAAATAATCTTAATTACAGATCTAAAGTACTGAAGGACATGCCAAGGATCGCAGACAGGCCCGGCAAGGAACTCGCTCCTCTGGACTTCGACAAACTGAAGGCTGACCTCAGAGAAACTTATCCCGAGGTAACATACTTATTTGCTATTATACTTCAGACATTTAAGAGCATTcaatagagttcaaaattgTTTGCATGTTATATCTGATTTATAagttttaagtaggtaaattggaagttagaaaatttatttgatttaagaGCAACAGGATAAGTTGCTTTTGTTCTCTGAGGACCTAAGGCCGTCCCTATTACGTCCCCCAtattcaaagagccatcagaccaccacagctCGGGCACAGTAAGGCTGATACcaacccggagctgtggactgcctatcgagttaccggggctccggctctgaAAAAGTGTAACGCCCGGACGTGACGATGAGTCACCGAACGAGAGAGAGGCcggaccggggtggtttttagtcatcaagaatctgaaactccctctcgcctcattcaaggcaggagaagtcattggatgattttcccccttaaaaaaaggccgtccaaattctatttaaaatctACTAACAGAAAAACTTTAGAACGCATACTCCCTTGATACAATATTAagctatatatttattttttccaggTGACCGACTTAGACGTAATGTCAGCCGCTATGTATCCTCAAGTGGCGAACGACTTCTTCCGCATCCGCGACAAGTATGGGCCTGTCAAGCATTTGGACACCAAGACCTTCTTGGTTGGACCTACTGTGAGTACAATTGgaattttatacagttatttagGAACATTGATTACTTACTATGAAGCGTGTGTACGcttaacaaacacacatacatatatacatacaaaacatacaaattaattgaGAACCTTGTCTTTTTGGTAAAAAAAGTACCTCGTGGACTCTTTACGAACttaaaatgaatgaaacaaCATGATTCCTAGAAATTAGTTTAGCCGTTTTCGAGTTAGCCCCTTGGTACCTAACAATATGTTCACTATTCTCCAATTAAAATTGATGTATCGTTGACCAGGTGGGAGAGACGATAGAAGTGAAGATCGAGCGCGGAAAGACGTTAGACATCAAGACCGTGGCCGTGTCGGATGAGATGACGGCGGCCGGAGAGAGGGAGGTCTTCTTCGAACTCAACGGACAGCTGCGATCCGTGTTCATTAGGGACGAGAATGCTAGCAAGGTGAGTGTCTATATTTACCGTTAAGGATCTATGATCCcacttcttttttatggtataagccggtaaacgagcagatggatcacctgatggtaagtagggTACTTGTTTCGCGTGTCCataggcaatcgccgccgcctatggacacgcGAAATAagtaggcgttacaagtgcgttgctggcgaTACAAGTAATTTgaagattaggaatttaagggttgttggggaaatcgaggattgggatcATAAGGAATTAGGTGTCTGGTAACCTCAACAACCcttgttgtttcacgtcggttttctgaggccgttatatcactccggtcgaagcGGCCGAATAGACCGGctcgtgccgaaacatgactcCGACATAAAACTCCGatcagataattataatttttattttttataggaaaTGAAAATCCACCCGAAAGCCATCAAAGGTGACAAGAACCAGGTGGGAGCTCCCATGCCAGGAACAGTACTCAGTAAGTattcagaaaataataataattatgtgtttgtagTAAGTATAAGTATTTCAAGATCGTTTGGTGAAAGTTGGAGTTAAATAGCTATCAATAAACTTATGCCCACAATTACCTATATATTACGATTTCTTCAGTCTTCCTTAGAAATCtttctctttttaattaaatacttaaaatgcttatttattttaatctcacTTAACAATACATCATTTTTTTCACAGCAATCAAGGTAAAAGAAGGCGATAAGGTCGAGAAAGGCCAGCCAATCGCCGTCCTCTCAGCCATGAAGATGGAAATGATCGTCCAAGCGCCCAAAGCCGGCACTGTCTCCTCAGTAGCTATCACCAACGGACAGAAACTAGAAGGAGACGACCTAATCTGCACCATCCAGGATTAAACATACAGCTCACTATCCAATGACATTGTGAAAAAGACTTATCCGGcacaaaatcatttttaaaccCAAAATGATTTTTGGTACTATCGACTAATTCGAATCATGACCCACATCGTTTACTTAGTAATCGTCAAAGTAAAGTATTTGATGTGTGCAAGAAAATGAGTTTGTGGTAGGTGGGTCATGACTGGAATTCGTCGATTGTACTTGAAGTAAGAGTGTTTTCTTTATTCGAACCAATcagattttataatttttaaataaaagacattttttttatatttatgaatgtTCAGTGTATGGGTTTACATTTTGATATGAATGTGATATATCACTATTGAATAGTGGACAGTGACTTACGCATCACAGTACAAAAGTGAATGgttttaaactaaacaaaattgtttatatCGAGGAAAATCGAATAGTTTTATTAGGAGAATAATGTAAGTGTATAGTGGAACATGAAACGTGTAACCAGGGTGTAATAATGTTAGGCGCCTCACGTACTGAATTCTAAGTAAAAAATACTAACACATCTttgttttttcataattatgagTCATTAAAAATTAACCTTAAACCAGTGTTCGTAAGGTAAAAGTTCTCTGAGagtattttacttaattttaatcaaattttcGACCTGACTTCCTTGCcattttcgtttcgtttttacCATTTTTCAAAGTGTCAAAAAATGTGTCAACTAACTTAATGGAAAATATTCATCAGTGGGTGACAAGAGAAAATTTAACGATAGTACTAAGACAAGAATTCAGTATGTGAGGCATTAGAAAAGTATAGACAGGTCACAAACCACATGAAACTATTCCAATAATTGGTCAAAACCTTGTGACAtttctatattttgtataagttgttgttattatttggtTATCGTTAAACGATTCGAGTTCCGGTGCTCATttgttattcatttatttgttaaaattccTATCAtcactttgttttttatttaataaaatgattttatttgataatttttgtttagtttcatTTATTACCCTTGCAACTAAAGCTGTTTTGGAATACTATAACTGAAATACGATTGCGGTTTTACTATTTACTAAGAACTGGAGTCTATTACTTTCTGACTAAAGTACCTATGCCGCCGTTATCGAAGTCTACTACAGACAAATAAAGTTAAGTCAGTTcttaaataggttttttaagTGATTATAACTTGAgacattcataaaaataaataaaaccataattataataatagcaaGGCACATGATCTCACATCGCTCTCAACAAAATATTCAGCTGTAATCCAGCTCTTAATTATtctgactgtaacatatatgtataaaactctTCGTTACTGGGTgactcactgactgacagactacgCACAGCCAAAACTACTGGA
This genomic interval from Spodoptera frugiperda isolate SF20-4 chromosome 6, AGI-APGP_CSIRO_Sfru_2.0, whole genome shotgun sequence contains the following:
- the LOC118267677 gene encoding pyruvate carboxylase, mitochondrial isoform X2, whose amino-acid sequence is MQILKARFALRATASQFQAWSSAKGRTASSDAKTVEYKPIRSVLVANRGEIAIRVFRACTELGIRSVAIYSEQDKLQMHRQKADESYIVGKGLPPVEAYLSIPEIIRVAKENDVDAVHPGYGLLSERADFAQAILDAGLRFIGPSPFVVQQMGDKVAARKAAIDAKVPIVPGTDGPVTTKEEALEFCKQHGLPVIFKAAYGGGGRGMRVVKEMSEVASSFERASSEALGAFGNGSMFIERFIERPRHIEVQLLGDKAGNVVHLYERDCSVQRRHQKVVEIAPAPGLDPETRNKMTDCAVHLARSVGYENAGTVEFLLDDKGNFYFIEVNARLQVEHTITEEVTGIDLVQSQIRVAEGMTLPEMGLTQDKIQAQGYAIQCRVTTEDPANNFQPSTGRIEVFRSGEGMGIRLDSASTYAGAVISPYYDSLLVKVISHAHDLPSSAAKMNRALREFRIRGVKTNIPFLLNVLENQKFLNGALDTYFIDENPQLFMFKASQNRAQKILNYLGQVLVNGPATPLATKIPPAVVKPYIPTVPLAVQPPKGYKQILNEGGPEAFAKAVRQNKGLLLMDTTYRDAHQSLLATRVRTHDLLAVSPYVAHNFSNLYSLENWGGATFDVALRFLHECPWERLRDMRQLIPNIPFQMLLRGANAVGYTNYPDNVVFKFCDMAVKNGMDVFRVFDSLNYLPNLILGMDAAGKAGGVVEAAISYTGDVSDPNKKKYDLKYYLNLADELVKAGTHVLAIKDMAGLLKPQAAKLLIGAIRDKHPDVPIHVHTHDTSGAGVAAMLACAEAGADVVDVAVDSMSGLTSQPSMGALVASLQGTKLDTNIALQTVSEYSAYWEQARTLYGPFEATATMKSGNADVYLNEIPGGQYTNLQFQAFSLGLGSQFEEVKKAYREANLLLGDIIKVTPSSKVVGDLAQFMVQNKLSAKEIEEKAEELSFPKSVVEYLQGAIGIPHGGFPEPLRSKVLKDMPRIADRPGKELAPLDFDKLKADLRETYPEVTDLDVMSAAMYPQVANDFFRIRDKYGPVKHLDTKTFLVGPTVGETIEVKIERGKTLDIKTVAVSDEMTAAGEREVFFELNGQLRSVFIRDENASKEMKIHPKAIKGDKNQVGAPMPGTVLTIKVKEGDKVEKGQPIAVLSAMKMEMIVQAPKAGTVSSVAITNGQKLEGDDLICTIQD
- the LOC118267677 gene encoding pyruvate carboxylase, mitochondrial isoform X1, which codes for MQILKARFALRATASQFQAWSSAKGRTASSDAKTVEYKPIRSVLVANRGEIAIRVFRACTELGIRSVAIYSEQDKLQMHRQKADESYIVGKGLPPVEAYLSIPEIIRVAKENDVDAVHPGYGLLSERADFAQAILDAGLRFIGPSPFVVQQMGDKVAARKAAIDAKVPIVPGTDGPVTTKEEALEFCKQHGLPVIFKAAYGGGGRGMRVVKEMSEVASSFERASSEALGAFGNGSMFIERFIERPRHIEVQLLGDKAGNVVHLYERDCSVQRRHQKVVEIAPAPGLDPETRNKMTDCAVHLARSVGYENAGTVEFLLDDKGNFYFIEVNARLQVEHTITEEVTGIDLVQSQIRVAEGMTLPEMGLTQDKIQAQGYAIQCRVTTEDPANNFQPSTGRIEVFRSGEGMGIRLDSASTYAGAVISPYYDSLLVKVISHAHDLPSSAAKMNRALREFRIRGVKTNIPFLLNVLENQKFLNGALDTYFIDENPQLFMFKASQNRAQKILNYLGQVLVNGPATPLATKIPPAVVKPYIPTVPLDLSPEAIKRQELTGENTAVQPPKGYKQILNEGGPEAFAKAVRQNKGLLLMDTTYRDAHQSLLATRVRTHDLLAVSPYVAHNFSNLYSLENWGGATFDVALRFLHECPWERLRDMRQLIPNIPFQMLLRGANAVGYTNYPDNVVFKFCDMAVKNGMDVFRVFDSLNYLPNLILGMDAAGKAGGVVEAAISYTGDVSDPNKKKYDLKYYLNLADELVKAGTHVLAIKDMAGLLKPQAAKLLIGAIRDKHPDVPIHVHTHDTSGAGVAAMLACAEAGADVVDVAVDSMSGLTSQPSMGALVASLQGTKLDTNIALQTVSEYSAYWEQARTLYGPFEATATMKSGNADVYLNEIPGGQYTNLQFQAFSLGLGSQFEEVKKAYREANLLLGDIIKVTPSSKVVGDLAQFMVQNKLSAKEIEEKAEELSFPKSVVEYLQGAIGIPHGGFPEPLRSKVLKDMPRIADRPGKELAPLDFDKLKADLRETYPEVTDLDVMSAAMYPQVANDFFRIRDKYGPVKHLDTKTFLVGPTVGETIEVKIERGKTLDIKTVAVSDEMTAAGEREVFFELNGQLRSVFIRDENASKEMKIHPKAIKGDKNQVGAPMPGTVLTIKVKEGDKVEKGQPIAVLSAMKMEMIVQAPKAGTVSSVAITNGQKLEGDDLICTIQD